The stretch of DNA TCTTCCAGGCCAAAGCGCTTGTTCGCCAGCACCAGCGCCCCCACGCCTAGAATCACCACGCCGACCAGCGTGCGGAAGGCGTCCGGGTCCACGAAGCGCACCAGAAAGGCCCCCAGCGCACTCCCCACCAATGCGAGCGGAATCAGCCGCAGCACCAGCCCGCGCTCCACATGGCCCTTGCGCCAGTACTGCACGGTCGCGCTCCCCGACCCGAAGATGGCGAGCAGCTTGTTGGTGGCGACCGTCTGCGCCGGAGTCAGGCCCATGAAAAAGAGCGTGGGCAGCGTGATCGTGCCGCCGCCCCCCGCCACCGCATCGATAAAGCCCGCCAGAAAGGCGAGCGGGAGGCCGTAGAGCAGGACTTCGGGGCCGGGCACGGGGGGCAGTATAGGAGGGGGGAGCAGGCGCGAGGCCCAGGCCGGACGCCTCCCCAGTTCTGGGCCGGGGCGGTCCGCTGACCAGGATCGCCTCCGCCCCCTGCGGGGTGCATGATGGGGCGAACACACCGCAGGAGAAGTACCCGCAAGATCGGCGGAACACACGCCCCATTCACCTCCCTTCCGGCCTGTGGGAAGGGCCGAAACGGAAAGGTGGAGACGCACATGAGGAGCGAACCGGCCGGGGACCTGTGGCGGACAGCCGAAGCGTATGAGGCCTATATGGGCCGCTGGAGCCGCCGTCTCGCGCCCCTGTTCCTGACGTGGCTGGGGCCAGTGCCGCACCGCTGCTGGGTGGACCTGGGCTGCGGCACTGGCGCACTGAGTGCCCAGATCGCCCGCACCTGCCAGCCGCGCCGCCTGCTCGGGCTGGACCTGTCGGAAACGTTCTTGCCCTATGCCGCCGGGCAGGTCCCTGAAGCCACCTTCTTGCAGGGGAACGCCGCCGACACGCGCCTGCCTGCCAGGGAGTTCGATCACGCGGTCAGCGGCCTCGTGCTGAATTTCACGCCTGATCCAGTTCAAGCCCTGCGCGAGATGGCGCGGCTGACCCGTCCCGGCGGGCAGGTGGCCCTGTACGTCTGGGACTACGCGGGACAGATGCAGATCATGCGGCACTTCTTCGACGCCGCCCGCCGCATCGATCCGGGCTCGGCCGCCTTTGATGACGGGATTCAGGCCCCGATCTGCCGTCCTGAACCGTTACGCCAGGCGCTCGGAGCCGTGGGGCTGATGGATGTGAACGTGACCGCCCTCGACATTCCGGCGGCGTTCGAGAATTTTGAGGCCTACTGGTCGCCGTTTCTGGGCGGGACAGGCTCTGCACCGAAGTATTGCGCGGCCCTGGACCCCGAAACCCGTGAGCGGATCAGGGAGGCGGTGCGTGCCTCCCTCCCCACCGGTCCCGACGGCGCAATTCTGCTCGCGCTGCGGGCCTGGGCGGTCAAGGGGACGGTTCCTGCCTGAGCCCCCCAGGAGGTGACGCCCAAAGGTCCGCTGCTGCACCACGCCGCAACCTCCTCTGCCCTCTTTGCTGGGTCAGGCGGGGCGGTGGGTAGACTGCC from Deinococcus sp. HSC-46F16 encodes:
- a CDS encoding TSUP family transporter: MPGPEVLLYGLPLAFLAGFIDAVAGGGGTITLPTLFFMGLTPAQTVATNKLLAIFGSGSATVQYWRKGHVERGLVLRLIPLALVGSALGAFLVRFVDPDAFRTLVGVVILGVGALVLANKRFGLEDRYPGLTTRTLALTLPGAFVIGIYDGFLGPGTGTFLMFLFALAGFNLVRSSGNARTINFATNLGAFLFFLIGGQMVWWIGLPMGVANALGATLGARMAMLRGSGFVKVIYGVIVVLVAARLLFG
- a CDS encoding class I SAM-dependent methyltransferase, with protein sequence MRSEPAGDLWRTAEAYEAYMGRWSRRLAPLFLTWLGPVPHRCWVDLGCGTGALSAQIARTCQPRRLLGLDLSETFLPYAAGQVPEATFLQGNAADTRLPAREFDHAVSGLVLNFTPDPVQALREMARLTRPGGQVALYVWDYAGQMQIMRHFFDAARRIDPGSAAFDDGIQAPICRPEPLRQALGAVGLMDVNVTALDIPAAFENFEAYWSPFLGGTGSAPKYCAALDPETRERIREAVRASLPTGPDGAILLALRAWAVKGTVPA